A stretch of Amblyraja radiata isolate CabotCenter1 chromosome 34, sAmbRad1.1.pri, whole genome shotgun sequence DNA encodes these proteins:
- the mex3b gene encoding RNA-binding protein MEX3B isoform X1: MRRRADNLWPSTLPCVPDVMGPHCSAALPGLGLQRGAMPSSLFADMERNPNNNNNNGGETLDDQRALQIALDQLSLLGLDNDESSIYDNEPRKKSVNMTECVPVPSSEHVAEIVGRQGCKIKALRAKTNTYIKTPVRGEEPVFVVTGRKEDVAMARREIISAAEHFSMIRASRNKNTALNGAAPGPPNLPGQTTIQVRVPYRVVGLVVGPKGATIKRIQQQTHTYIVTPSRDKEPVFEVTGMPENVDRAREEIEAHIAMRTGGLIELTDDNDFHANGTDVGFELNGAGGLWSKPTPGRKPFCNYRHDSASSLGSASTDSYFGTTRLADYSPPAAHFSANGGPANGFSYGGDALPADGERDLGFESPSFDPAPAPPASALLWSQYERPGPPPAPTNGVYPPANANGGPASQQQRRAGPPRLSPPPPPPPPPPLQPGAGHDHHPLARRVRSDPLCGVGSPLGLAPFPGSGVGVGAHLPAGPLTEAGGSRSSSSSSSSSSSSSCSMRRKGSRDCLMCLESEVIAALVPCGHNLFCMDCATRICEKLQPECPVCRKAVTQAIRIFS, from the exons ATGAGGCGGCGAGCAGATAACCTCTGGCCGTCGACCTTGCCGTGTGTGCCTGATGTCATGGGGCCGCACTGCTCGGCAGCGTTGCCGGGGCTCGGGCTGCAGCGAGGCGCG ATGCCGAGTTCGCTTTTCGCCGACATGGAGCGGAaccccaacaacaacaacaacaacggcGGAGAGACGCTAGATGACCAGAGAGCGCTGCAGATCGCCCTCGACCAGCTCTCGCTGCTGGGGCTGGATAACGACGAGAGCTCCATTTACGACAACGAGCCGAGGAAGAAGAGCGTCAACATGACCGAGTGTGTGCCGGTGCCGAGCTCGGAGCACGTCGCCGAGATCGTGGGCCGACAAG GTTGCAAAATAAAAGCGTTGCGGGCGAAGACCAACACGTACATCAAGACGCCGGTGCGGGGGGAGGAGCCGGTGTTTGTAGTGACCGGTCGCAAGGAGGATGTGGCGATGGCGCGGCGGGAAATCATCTCTGCCGCCGAGCATTTCTCAATGATCCGCGCGTCCCGCAACAAGAACACGGCGCTGAACGGCGCGGCTCCCGGCCCGCCCAACCTGCCCGGACAGACCACCATCCAGGTGCGGGTACCCTACCGGGTGGTGGGGCTAGTCGTGGGGCCGAAGGGCGCCACCATCAAGCGCATCCAGCAGCAGACCCACACCTACATCGTCACCCCCAGCCGCGACAAGGAGCCCGTGTTCGAGGTGACGGGCATGCCCGAGAATGTGGACCGCGCCCGGGAAGAGATCGAGGCTCACATCGCCATGAGGACGGGCGGCCTGATCGAGCTGACGGATGACAACGACTTCCACGCCAACGGCACGGACGTGGGCTTCGAGCTGAACGGAGCGGGCGGCCTGTGGAGCAAGCCCACCCCCGGCCGCAAACCCTTCTGTAACTACCGCCACGACAGCGCCAGCTCGCTGGGCAGCGCCTCCACCGACTCCTACTTCGGCACGACCCGCCTGGCCGACTACAGCCCACCCGCCGCGCACTTCAGCGCCAACGGCGGCCCCGCCAACGGCTTCTCGTACGGGGGCGACGCGCTGCCCGCCGACGGCGAGCGGGACCTGGGCTTCGAGTCGCCCAGCTTTGACCCCGCGCCCGCCCCGCCGGCCTCTGCCCTTCTGTGGTCACAGTACGAGCGGCCCGGCCCGCCCCCCGCCCCGACTAACGGCGTCTACCCGCCCGCCAACGCCAACGGCGGCCCCGCCAGCCAGCAGCAACGGCGAGCCGGccctccccgcctctcccccccgccacctcctccccctccaccccctctccagccCGGCGCCGGCCACGACCACCACCCACTGGCCCGCCGGGTCCGCAGCGACCCTCTGTGTGGGGTTGGCTCGCCGCTCGGCCTGGCGCCTTTCCCGGGcagcggggtgggggtgggggcccaTCTCCCGGCCGGGCCACTGACCGAGGCCGGCGGCTCCCGTTCCTCGTCCTCGTCCTCATCCTCGTCGTCCTCGTCGTCGTGTAGCATGCGGAGGAAGGGCAGCCGCGACTGCCTGATGTGTCTGGAGAGCGAGGTGATCGCCGCCCTCGTCCCgtgtggacacaacctgttctgcATGGACTGTGCGACCCGCATCTGTGAGAAGCTGCAGCCCGAGTGTCCAGTCTGCCGCAAGGCCGTCACTCAGGCCATACGTATATTTTCTTAA
- the mex3b gene encoding RNA-binding protein MEX3B isoform X2 produces the protein MPSSLFADMERNPNNNNNNGGETLDDQRALQIALDQLSLLGLDNDESSIYDNEPRKKSVNMTECVPVPSSEHVAEIVGRQGCKIKALRAKTNTYIKTPVRGEEPVFVVTGRKEDVAMARREIISAAEHFSMIRASRNKNTALNGAAPGPPNLPGQTTIQVRVPYRVVGLVVGPKGATIKRIQQQTHTYIVTPSRDKEPVFEVTGMPENVDRAREEIEAHIAMRTGGLIELTDDNDFHANGTDVGFELNGAGGLWSKPTPGRKPFCNYRHDSASSLGSASTDSYFGTTRLADYSPPAAHFSANGGPANGFSYGGDALPADGERDLGFESPSFDPAPAPPASALLWSQYERPGPPPAPTNGVYPPANANGGPASQQQRRAGPPRLSPPPPPPPPPPLQPGAGHDHHPLARRVRSDPLCGVGSPLGLAPFPGSGVGVGAHLPAGPLTEAGGSRSSSSSSSSSSSSSCSMRRKGSRDCLMCLESEVIAALVPCGHNLFCMDCATRICEKLQPECPVCRKAVTQAIRIFS, from the exons ATGCCGAGTTCGCTTTTCGCCGACATGGAGCGGAaccccaacaacaacaacaacaacggcGGAGAGACGCTAGATGACCAGAGAGCGCTGCAGATCGCCCTCGACCAGCTCTCGCTGCTGGGGCTGGATAACGACGAGAGCTCCATTTACGACAACGAGCCGAGGAAGAAGAGCGTCAACATGACCGAGTGTGTGCCGGTGCCGAGCTCGGAGCACGTCGCCGAGATCGTGGGCCGACAAG GTTGCAAAATAAAAGCGTTGCGGGCGAAGACCAACACGTACATCAAGACGCCGGTGCGGGGGGAGGAGCCGGTGTTTGTAGTGACCGGTCGCAAGGAGGATGTGGCGATGGCGCGGCGGGAAATCATCTCTGCCGCCGAGCATTTCTCAATGATCCGCGCGTCCCGCAACAAGAACACGGCGCTGAACGGCGCGGCTCCCGGCCCGCCCAACCTGCCCGGACAGACCACCATCCAGGTGCGGGTACCCTACCGGGTGGTGGGGCTAGTCGTGGGGCCGAAGGGCGCCACCATCAAGCGCATCCAGCAGCAGACCCACACCTACATCGTCACCCCCAGCCGCGACAAGGAGCCCGTGTTCGAGGTGACGGGCATGCCCGAGAATGTGGACCGCGCCCGGGAAGAGATCGAGGCTCACATCGCCATGAGGACGGGCGGCCTGATCGAGCTGACGGATGACAACGACTTCCACGCCAACGGCACGGACGTGGGCTTCGAGCTGAACGGAGCGGGCGGCCTGTGGAGCAAGCCCACCCCCGGCCGCAAACCCTTCTGTAACTACCGCCACGACAGCGCCAGCTCGCTGGGCAGCGCCTCCACCGACTCCTACTTCGGCACGACCCGCCTGGCCGACTACAGCCCACCCGCCGCGCACTTCAGCGCCAACGGCGGCCCCGCCAACGGCTTCTCGTACGGGGGCGACGCGCTGCCCGCCGACGGCGAGCGGGACCTGGGCTTCGAGTCGCCCAGCTTTGACCCCGCGCCCGCCCCGCCGGCCTCTGCCCTTCTGTGGTCACAGTACGAGCGGCCCGGCCCGCCCCCCGCCCCGACTAACGGCGTCTACCCGCCCGCCAACGCCAACGGCGGCCCCGCCAGCCAGCAGCAACGGCGAGCCGGccctccccgcctctcccccccgccacctcctccccctccaccccctctccagccCGGCGCCGGCCACGACCACCACCCACTGGCCCGCCGGGTCCGCAGCGACCCTCTGTGTGGGGTTGGCTCGCCGCTCGGCCTGGCGCCTTTCCCGGGcagcggggtgggggtgggggcccaTCTCCCGGCCGGGCCACTGACCGAGGCCGGCGGCTCCCGTTCCTCGTCCTCGTCCTCATCCTCGTCGTCCTCGTCGTCGTGTAGCATGCGGAGGAAGGGCAGCCGCGACTGCCTGATGTGTCTGGAGAGCGAGGTGATCGCCGCCCTCGTCCCgtgtggacacaacctgttctgcATGGACTGTGCGACCCGCATCTGTGAGAAGCTGCAGCCCGAGTGTCCAGTCTGCCGCAAGGCCGTCACTCAGGCCATACGTATATTTTCTTAA